In Cyprinus carpio isolate SPL01 chromosome B16, ASM1834038v1, whole genome shotgun sequence, the following are encoded in one genomic region:
- the LOC109111384 gene encoding vesicle-associated membrane protein 2-like, whose product MSAAEDANPAGAPGGAGPPAPPPNTTSNRRLQQTQAQVEEVVDIMRVNVDKVLERDQKLSELDDRADALQAGASQFESCAAKLKNKYWWKNCKMMIIMGVIGVIFIGIIFLYFFS is encoded by the exons AT GTCTGCTGCAGAGGATGCCAACCCAGCAGGTGCTCCTGGAGGAGCCGGTCCTCCTGCTCCGCCTCCAAACACCACCAGCAACCGCCGACTGCAGCAGACGCAAGCACAAGTGGAGGAG GTGGTGGATATCATGCGTGTGAATGTGGATAAGGTTCTGGAGAGAGACCAGAAGCTCTCTGAGCTGGATGACAGGGCAGATGCTCTACAGGCCGGGGCGTCACAGTTCGAAAGCTGTGCTGCCAAACTGAAGAACAAATACTGGTGGAAGAATTGCAAG ATGATGATTATTATGGGTGTCATTGGAGTCATTTTCATCGGAATCATTTTCT